The proteins below come from a single Lepidochelys kempii isolate rLepKem1 chromosome 20, rLepKem1.hap2, whole genome shotgun sequence genomic window:
- the WDR83OS gene encoding PAT complex subunit Asterix isoform X1: MSGNSMSDPRRPNKVLRYKPPSTENNPTLEDPTPDYMNLLGMIFSMCGLMLKVVYLCCGDVLSPESPTHVPALVKRLQLIAQLLLANPRETLSAERKDSHARTICLYKQCVVTLGYQNKWVVAVGALV; encoded by the exons ATGTCCGGCAACAGCATGAGCGACCCCCGGCGGCCCAACAAGGTGCTGAG GTACAAGCCTCCGTCTACAGAGAACAACCCCACGCTGGAAGATCCCACTCCAGATTACATGAACCTGCTGGGGATGATTTTCAGCATGTGCGGCTTAATGCTTAAG GTTGTCTATCTCTGCTGTGGTGATGTCCTATCTCCAGAATCCCCAACCCATGTCCCCGCCTTGGTGAAGAGATTACAGCTCATTGCACAACTCCTTCTTGCAAATCCCAGAGAGACGCTGTCGGCAGAGAGGAAGGATTCACACGCTAGAACCATCTGTTTGTACAAGCAGTGTGTTGTAACACTCGGCTATCAAAATAAATGGGTTGTTGCTGTAGGagctttggtttaa
- the WDR83OS gene encoding PAT complex subunit Asterix isoform X2, with protein sequence MSGNSMSDPRRPNKVLRYKPPSTENNPTLEDPTPDYMNLLGMIFSMCGLMLKLKWCAWIAVYCSFISFANSRSSEDTKQMMSSFMLSISAVVMSYLQNPQPMSPPW encoded by the exons ATGTCCGGCAACAGCATGAGCGACCCCCGGCGGCCCAACAAGGTGCTGAG GTACAAGCCTCCGTCTACAGAGAACAACCCCACGCTGGAAGATCCCACTCCAGATTACATGAACCTGCTGGGGATGATTTTCAGCATGTGCGGCTTAATGCTTAAG CTGAAGTGGTGTGCTTGGATTGCTGTCTATTGCTCGTTCATTAGCTTTGCCAACTCCAGAAGCTCAGAGGACACCAAACAGATGATGAGCAGCTTCAT GTTGTCTATCTCTGCTGTGGTGATGTCCTATCTCCAGAATCCCCAACCCATGTCCCCGCCTTGGTGA